In Burkholderia gladioli, a genomic segment contains:
- a CDS encoding glycosyl hydrolase family 28-related protein — protein MGAPLIPLGKAQWSDANGFPLVGGQVLFAVPGTSTPKNTWQDAAQTILNQNPITLDDRGEAIIFGTPGAYRQIVTDQSGNLVYDVLTYCGLDATAVAFGDDTLADQFKSKVGRICDSISELRSLSSAVYSRAFVTGYRQPHDGGGGDYQADPSDITSEDNGGTVIVAADEMRWKLQLIDTVSIKQFGATGDGVTDDTAAIQACLNCGLGKWVVPEGKFCHTGLTIPQIVGFCLYGTGPNSTFVQKGGAIGFPSMAEYCFDSHGTIRDLNFDGTSGTGNTLDTTFCQTLDVLNVTYNNVPTGYCSLKMDGNPTSSTYAHDVRVRNIRIYSTTAGNAGIALGAFHSDASIEGFQMNGGFVVNYCLIAVDGAQTTYVSDSHPYNAKINIVLLQGNNTHFRWNDVTFDNALQDTFYMLNSVNNQFTHCFFQSTNPGRHAIVFDGSFNNNLTNIKFEAPFGVAAACFQEVNGSSGNKMSLFQIDDPAHWTVIANYTGFGSWVTGCQSYGPYNAIYPYAGTARVPQPQGGGVDYGANGGAGGFTNEGWCVGMPGVILMATVFTDKTPNPGETFTFNIRVNGVSIAGAVMSNGQFGVTFAPGPQFKVNVGDQIAFQSIFSSGSGSASPRYVVVLIG, from the coding sequence ATGGGCGCACCTCTCATACCTCTCGGCAAGGCTCAGTGGAGCGACGCAAACGGCTTTCCGCTGGTCGGCGGCCAGGTGCTGTTTGCGGTTCCCGGCACGTCCACGCCTAAGAACACCTGGCAGGATGCCGCGCAGACGATCCTCAACCAGAATCCGATCACGCTCGATGACCGGGGCGAGGCCATTATCTTCGGCACGCCGGGTGCCTATCGTCAGATCGTCACGGACCAGTCGGGCAATCTCGTCTATGACGTGCTGACGTATTGCGGCCTGGATGCGACGGCCGTGGCCTTCGGCGACGACACGCTTGCGGACCAGTTCAAGAGCAAGGTCGGGCGTATCTGCGACTCCATCTCGGAGCTGCGCTCGCTGTCGAGCGCCGTCTACTCGCGCGCGTTCGTGACCGGCTATCGCCAGCCGCATGATGGCGGAGGCGGCGATTACCAGGCGGACCCTAGCGACATCACCAGCGAAGACAACGGCGGCACGGTCATCGTGGCCGCCGACGAGATGCGCTGGAAGTTGCAGCTGATCGACACGGTGTCGATCAAGCAATTCGGCGCGACGGGCGACGGCGTGACCGACGACACCGCCGCCATCCAGGCCTGTCTCAATTGCGGGCTCGGGAAGTGGGTGGTTCCAGAGGGCAAGTTCTGCCACACGGGCCTGACGATCCCGCAGATCGTCGGCTTCTGCCTCTACGGCACGGGCCCGAACAGCACGTTCGTTCAGAAGGGCGGTGCGATCGGCTTCCCGTCGATGGCCGAGTATTGCTTCGACTCGCACGGCACTATCCGCGATCTCAATTTCGACGGCACGTCGGGGACCGGAAACACGCTCGATACCACGTTCTGCCAGACGCTCGACGTGCTGAACGTCACCTACAACAACGTGCCGACGGGCTATTGCTCGTTGAAGATGGACGGCAACCCGACGTCGAGCACGTATGCGCACGACGTGCGCGTGCGCAACATCCGGATCTATTCGACCACCGCCGGCAATGCCGGCATCGCGCTCGGTGCGTTCCATTCCGACGCGTCGATCGAAGGCTTCCAGATGAATGGCGGCTTCGTGGTGAACTACTGCCTGATCGCGGTGGATGGCGCACAAACCACCTACGTCTCCGACTCGCACCCCTACAACGCGAAGATCAATATCGTCCTGCTGCAGGGCAACAACACGCATTTCCGGTGGAACGATGTCACGTTCGATAACGCGCTTCAGGACACGTTCTACATGCTGAACTCGGTGAACAACCAGTTCACGCACTGCTTTTTCCAAAGCACGAACCCGGGCCGGCACGCGATCGTCTTCGATGGTTCGTTCAACAACAACCTGACGAACATCAAGTTCGAGGCGCCCTTCGGTGTAGCGGCCGCATGCTTTCAGGAGGTCAATGGTTCGAGCGGCAACAAGATGTCGCTCTTCCAGATTGATGATCCCGCGCACTGGACTGTGATCGCCAACTACACGGGCTTCGGAAGCTGGGTGACCGGCTGCCAGTCGTATGGCCCCTACAACGCGATTTACCCCTACGCGGGCACGGCACGGGTACCGCAGCCCCAAGGTGGCGGCGTCGACTATGGTGCGAACGGCGGCGCGGGTGGATTCACGAACGAGGGATGGTGTGTCGGCATGCCGGGCGTCATTTTGATGGCGACCGTGTTTACCGACAAGACACCCAACCCGGGCGAAACCTTCACGTTCAATATCCGCGTGAATGGTGTGTCGATCGCTGGCGCCGTGATGTCGAACGGGCAGTTCGGCGTGACGTTCGCGCCAGGCCCGCAGTTCAAGGTGAATGTCGGCGACCAAATTGCGTTCCAGTCGATTTTTTCGTCTGGATCCGGTTCGGCATCGCCTCGATACGTAGTAGTCCTGATCGGTTAA
- a CDS encoding lysozyme, with the protein MISDLIAAVLALFRRSAARPASPDAPPPVPPGVPAVLAAVQPIRPALRPALRPASPDFWPPAVPVQASQPETPIQQAVPAGPVVDWLAICRPLSQHFESCYLTAYPDPASPLGKALQARGIWYRVLGGMAIPDDAELRALSGAPWTCGWGSTGADVRQGTVWTQATADARHDENLIASAALVDRAVKVALAPHEKAALTSIMNNVGPGRAARAADEGRDGIVVLESGAPSTLLRMLNAGDRRGAADQFLAWNRAGGAVSLGLKRRREAERELFLTGKWSVT; encoded by the coding sequence ATGATCAGTGACCTGATCGCCGCGGTGCTGGCGCTGTTCCGGCGCTCGGCGGCGCGGCCCGCTTCCCCTGATGCACCGCCCCCGGTGCCGCCCGGCGTGCCGGCGGTTCTGGCCGCCGTGCAGCCGATCCGGCCGGCCCTTCGGCCGGCCCTTCGGCCGGCGTCGCCCGACTTCTGGCCGCCCGCGGTACCCGTGCAAGCATCGCAACCGGAAACGCCCATCCAGCAAGCCGTGCCGGCCGGGCCGGTAGTCGACTGGCTCGCCATTTGCCGCCCGCTGTCGCAGCACTTCGAGAGCTGCTACCTGACCGCGTACCCCGATCCGGCTTCGCCGCTTGGAAAGGCGCTGCAGGCGCGCGGTATCTGGTACCGCGTGCTGGGCGGCATGGCGATCCCGGACGATGCCGAGCTGCGCGCGCTCAGCGGCGCGCCGTGGACGTGCGGCTGGGGCTCGACGGGCGCCGACGTGCGCCAGGGTACGGTCTGGACGCAGGCCACGGCCGACGCGCGCCACGATGAGAACCTGATCGCCTCCGCGGCGCTGGTGGATCGTGCCGTCAAGGTGGCACTGGCGCCGCATGAAAAGGCGGCCTTGACCAGCATCATGAACAACGTCGGGCCGGGCCGGGCGGCGCGGGCGGCCGACGAGGGCCGCGACGGGATCGTGGTTCTGGAGAGCGGCGCGCCGTCGACGCTGCTGCGCATGCTCAACGCCGGCGATCGCCGAGGCGCGGCCGACCAGTTCCTCGCGTGGAATCGCGCCGGCGGCGCCGTGAGCCTCGGCCTGAAGCGCCGGCGTGAAGCCGAGCGCGAACTCTTCCTTACTGGCAAATGGAGTGTCACATGA
- a CDS encoding packaged DNA stabilization protein — MARSRVPLLVGSYQAPSLIASAQRCVNLYMEANPKDSPFPTTHHLMPGLTLLAQVPEQGWRGQFTSSNGRLFGVCGNALYNIAFDANGVIAPKKLGTILTSSGPVAMNDNSVTLLLVDGTGNGYTVDLASLAFAQVSDPAFYGASRVDVVDGYFILNRPGTAQFYISLYQQVSFDSLDFAAKNGYSDSLVGSIVANRNIWLFGAQTAELWTNTGASDFTFSRMDGVFIQHGCAAVGSLQQMDGSVFFLARDPQGHAIIMRTVALEAKKISTFALDSELQSYPTIADATSYTFQVSGHMFYVLSFPTANKTWAYDLSSEQWTEWIYTDANGGENRHRVAAAAFWNGMHVGGDYANGKLYLLDRDALTDNGSPIVRRRGFPHSVDVGNRVLYRELIADFEVGAEQSTYAQGDTAVYLRWSDTKGKTWSNPIASDLGPLGDYLRSVQFQRLGMARDRVFELFWSAPIKTALNGAFLNAQPVNE, encoded by the coding sequence ATGGCCCGCTCCCGCGTTCCGCTGCTCGTCGGCTCGTACCAGGCACCGAGCCTCATCGCATCCGCGCAGCGGTGCGTGAACCTCTACATGGAGGCCAATCCGAAGGATTCGCCGTTCCCGACCACGCACCACCTCATGCCGGGCCTCACGCTGCTCGCCCAAGTGCCTGAGCAGGGCTGGCGCGGGCAATTCACCTCGTCGAACGGCCGGCTCTTCGGGGTGTGCGGGAACGCCCTCTACAACATCGCTTTCGATGCCAACGGCGTGATCGCCCCGAAGAAGCTGGGCACGATCCTGACCTCGAGCGGCCCCGTCGCGATGAACGACAACAGCGTGACGCTGCTGCTCGTCGACGGCACCGGCAACGGCTACACCGTCGACCTGGCGTCGCTGGCCTTCGCGCAGGTGTCGGATCCCGCGTTCTACGGCGCCAGCCGCGTCGACGTGGTGGACGGGTATTTCATCCTGAACCGGCCTGGCACCGCGCAGTTCTATATCAGCCTGTACCAGCAGGTTTCGTTCGATTCGCTCGACTTCGCCGCGAAGAACGGCTATTCCGACTCGCTGGTGGGCTCGATCGTCGCGAACCGGAATATCTGGCTGTTCGGCGCGCAGACCGCCGAGCTGTGGACCAACACAGGCGCGTCCGATTTCACGTTCTCACGCATGGATGGGGTGTTCATCCAGCACGGGTGCGCCGCGGTCGGCTCGCTCCAGCAGATGGACGGGTCCGTGTTCTTCCTCGCGCGCGATCCGCAGGGCCACGCCATCATCATGCGCACCGTCGCGCTCGAGGCGAAGAAGATTTCGACATTCGCGCTCGATTCCGAGCTGCAGTCCTACCCGACGATCGCCGACGCGACCTCGTATACGTTCCAGGTGTCGGGACACATGTTCTACGTGCTGTCGTTCCCGACGGCAAACAAGACCTGGGCCTACGACCTGTCGAGCGAGCAATGGACGGAATGGATCTACACGGACGCGAACGGCGGCGAGAATCGCCACCGCGTGGCGGCCGCCGCGTTCTGGAACGGGATGCACGTGGGCGGCGACTACGCGAACGGCAAGCTCTATCTGCTCGATCGCGACGCGCTGACCGACAACGGCTCGCCGATCGTGCGGCGGCGCGGCTTCCCGCACTCGGTCGACGTCGGAAACCGGGTGCTCTATCGCGAGCTGATCGCCGACTTCGAGGTGGGGGCCGAGCAGTCGACCTATGCTCAGGGCGACACGGCCGTCTATCTGCGATGGAGCGACACGAAGGGGAAGACGTGGAGCAACCCGATTGCATCCGACCTCGGGCCGCTCGGCGACTACCTGCGCTCGGTGCAGTTCCAGCGGCTCGGGATGGCGCGCGATCGCGTGTTCGAGCTGTTCTGGTCGGCGCCGATCAAAACTGCCCTCAACGGGGCATTCCTCAACGCTCAGCCCGTCAACGAGTGA
- a CDS encoding transglycosylase SLT domain-containing protein produces MPNLPDLSGFVSAAASKYNLDPSFVNAVVQQESSGNPKAWNKSGGGQGAAGAMQVRGPALSDYNQANGTSYKMSDLLDPAVGIDVGSWYLNQQLSKFGDPARALSAYKDGAASPSAQQGSSPYAQQVLSRIGSPSAAPAAAGVDTSGYGGSAGGASQSGGPAAPAGAQGGAAALLAQFGYGADGQPATPAAGPQNAASAPQAAATQGSTPGQGGAADVLAKFGYGPDGKPSAPAATAASQTTPTVAAAPAPAAPAQPTQQQKAQQAIRDTLAQDPFSEGMTDGVQKLIAGGNQFLAHSAKTLTDTFSSPDSALSRVVNQWSGSADRFAASSSAPNPNAPGLVGAAGDFVGQAIPTMALPGGTALKAIAGGGLAGLIQPVASNAADNYWAQKGVQAGLGAASAGVVHGALNVGAGLLNWRAAKANPDSPLLAQIRGALGGDPIAAQPQAPVPGVQPTLADLTQNANLGAIQRNLAETNPQAFAERGATNAAARQQAFDTAVGTPADAATAAAAARTTADAQYAGSGIDQLTPDPELAGILQRPSMAPVMKRAELLANESGAGNPFQAQRDALQAQHNQMFNDLAGTPESVQAAKDVRNSDVFDRYQAAGAQELPFDGDLAMLMQRPSMQRVLKRAQNLSDEEDAGPIFIRNEDGEPTSLSGNAAHYIKQGLDDEIQLARDNNLGASERRAITNTQSQFLGWLDNQSPEYAGARASYAEQTQPIEAQEYLQGLNVTDANGNVTLPKIDSAVKKTEQLRATPGLNAAKNLTDAQMSQLYALRDGLRTAAAGPDISAFTPEQIQFVQRALDDELAKGTSGATANQNAALQSSRDQLEQWLGSRAPDYLASKETAQAGQQKLMADQWLQHDITDSMGRLNLNSIERKVKQIEAARKGESGSIEAARYVDDDTLEQLRAVRDSLRDEKITAPNAKGGSPTSQNTKIKKEMGMNRPDPEAGAVSGALSRATGWGLGGAAGWALGNLVAPGVGTALGPLVGASAGGGLERAFARRAFERASDAYDARIGRLTDIFLNPTAEHIAALNNGTPVSNLQRVIDMARGVDKSSGLRSALKGELVPRSPKGLAAAIGGQGGSALFNVIKR; encoded by the coding sequence ATGCCGAACCTTCCGGACCTGTCTGGCTTCGTCTCGGCGGCAGCCAGCAAATACAACCTCGATCCGTCGTTCGTGAATGCCGTTGTGCAGCAGGAGTCGAGCGGCAATCCGAAGGCGTGGAACAAGTCGGGCGGCGGCCAGGGCGCGGCCGGCGCGATGCAGGTGCGCGGCCCGGCGCTGTCGGACTACAACCAGGCGAACGGCACCAGCTACAAGATGTCCGACCTGCTCGACCCGGCCGTCGGGATCGACGTCGGTTCGTGGTACCTGAACCAGCAGCTCAGCAAGTTCGGCGACCCCGCGCGCGCCTTGTCGGCGTACAAGGATGGCGCGGCCTCGCCGAGCGCGCAGCAGGGCAGCTCGCCCTATGCGCAGCAGGTGCTCTCCCGTATTGGCTCACCTTCGGCCGCGCCGGCCGCAGCAGGCGTCGACACGTCCGGATATGGCGGCAGCGCCGGCGGCGCGTCGCAGAGCGGTGGCCCGGCCGCCCCGGCCGGCGCGCAGGGTGGCGCGGCCGCGCTCCTGGCGCAGTTCGGCTACGGCGCCGACGGCCAGCCGGCCACGCCGGCCGCCGGGCCGCAGAACGCTGCATCCGCGCCCCAAGCTGCCGCCACGCAAGGCTCGACGCCGGGCCAGGGCGGTGCCGCTGACGTGCTCGCGAAATTCGGATATGGCCCGGACGGCAAGCCGTCTGCGCCGGCGGCCACCGCTGCGAGCCAGACGACGCCAACGGTGGCCGCTGCCCCCGCTCCGGCCGCCCCCGCCCAGCCGACCCAGCAGCAGAAGGCGCAGCAGGCAATTCGAGACACGCTTGCTCAAGATCCGTTTTCGGAGGGGATGACCGACGGCGTGCAGAAGTTGATCGCTGGCGGAAATCAATTTCTCGCGCATTCGGCGAAGACGCTCACGGATACGTTTTCTTCCCCTGATAGCGCTCTTTCTCGGGTCGTTAACCAATGGTCCGGTTCGGCAGATCGGTTTGCCGCAAGCTCGTCTGCGCCGAACCCGAACGCACCCGGTTTGGTGGGCGCGGCTGGTGATTTTGTCGGCCAAGCCATTCCGACCATGGCACTTCCCGGGGGCACGGCACTTAAGGCGATCGCAGGCGGCGGTCTAGCGGGTTTGATTCAGCCTGTGGCGAGCAACGCGGCTGACAACTACTGGGCACAAAAGGGCGTTCAGGCGGGTCTCGGTGCTGCCAGCGCGGGTGTTGTCCATGGCGCACTAAACGTTGGCGCTGGACTGCTCAACTGGCGTGCTGCGAAGGCGAATCCCGATTCGCCGTTGCTCGCGCAGATCCGGGGCGCGCTCGGTGGCGATCCCATCGCGGCGCAGCCGCAAGCGCCGGTACCGGGCGTGCAGCCGACGCTCGCGGATCTCACGCAGAACGCCAACCTCGGCGCGATCCAGCGCAACCTCGCCGAAACGAATCCCCAGGCGTTTGCCGAACGCGGCGCCACGAACGCGGCCGCGCGGCAGCAGGCGTTCGATACCGCTGTCGGCACGCCGGCCGATGCGGCCACCGCGGCGGCGGCGGCGCGCACCACCGCTGATGCGCAGTATGCCGGCTCCGGGATCGACCAGCTGACGCCCGATCCCGAGCTCGCCGGCATCCTGCAGCGGCCGTCCATGGCGCCCGTCATGAAGCGCGCGGAACTGCTCGCCAACGAGTCCGGCGCCGGCAATCCGTTCCAGGCGCAGCGCGACGCCCTCCAAGCGCAGCACAACCAGATGTTCAACGACCTGGCCGGCACGCCGGAATCGGTTCAGGCGGCGAAGGATGTCCGCAACAGCGACGTATTCGACCGCTATCAGGCCGCCGGCGCGCAGGAGCTCCCGTTCGATGGTGATCTTGCGATGCTGATGCAGCGCCCCAGCATGCAGCGGGTGCTCAAGCGTGCGCAGAACCTTTCCGATGAGGAAGATGCGGGCCCGATCTTCATCCGCAACGAAGACGGCGAGCCGACGTCGCTGTCGGGCAATGCGGCCCACTACATCAAGCAGGGCCTGGACGATGAGATTCAGCTGGCGCGGGACAACAACCTGGGTGCGTCGGAGCGGCGAGCTATCACCAACACGCAGAGTCAGTTCCTGGGCTGGCTCGACAATCAGTCGCCCGAGTATGCGGGCGCGCGCGCGTCGTATGCGGAGCAGACGCAGCCGATCGAGGCACAAGAATACCTCCAAGGCCTCAACGTCACCGACGCAAACGGCAATGTCACGCTCCCGAAAATCGACAGCGCGGTCAAGAAGACCGAGCAACTGCGTGCGACGCCGGGCCTGAACGCGGCCAAGAATCTCACGGACGCGCAGATGAGCCAGCTGTACGCGCTGCGCGATGGCCTGCGCACCGCCGCGGCCGGCCCGGATATCTCGGCCTTCACGCCCGAGCAGATCCAGTTCGTCCAGCGTGCGCTTGACGACGAGCTCGCGAAGGGCACCAGTGGCGCGACGGCGAACCAGAACGCTGCGCTCCAGTCGTCCCGCGACCAGCTCGAGCAGTGGCTCGGCTCGCGCGCGCCCGACTACCTCGCTTCGAAAGAGACCGCGCAGGCCGGCCAGCAGAAGCTCATGGCCGACCAGTGGTTGCAGCACGACATCACCGACAGCATGGGGCGCCTCAACCTCAATTCGATCGAGCGGAAGGTTAAGCAGATCGAGGCTGCCCGGAAGGGCGAATCCGGGTCGATCGAGGCGGCGCGCTACGTCGACGACGACACGCTCGAGCAGCTGCGCGCGGTGCGCGACTCGCTGCGCGACGAGAAGATCACGGCGCCGAACGCGAAAGGCGGTTCGCCGACGTCGCAGAACACGAAGATCAAGAAGGAAATGGGCATGAACCGCCCCGATCCGGAAGCCGGAGCAGTGTCGGGGGCGCTGTCGCGCGCCACTGGCTGGGGGCTCGGCGGCGCGGCCGGATGGGCCCTTGGAAACCTGGTTGCGCCCGGCGTGGGAACAGCCCTCGGGCCACTCGTCGGTGCGAGCGCTGGCGGCGGCCTGGAACGCGCCTTTGCGCGCCGCGCCTTCGAGCGAGCATCGGATGCCTACGACGCGCGCATCGGGCGACTGACCGACATTTTCCTGAACCCGACGGCCGAGCATATCGCGGCACTGAACAACGGCACGCCGGTATCCAACCTGCAACGAGTGATCGACATGGCGCGCGGTGTCGACAAGAGCTCGGGGCTCCGCTCGGCGCTCAAGGGTGAACTTGTCCCGCGCTCACCCAAGGGGCTCGCCGCGGCCATCGGCGGCCAAGGCGGCAGCGCACTTTTCAACGTCATCAAACGCTGA